A stretch of DNA from bacterium:
TTCCGCGAGCTCGACCGCGGCCTCATCTCGGTCGACCCCCTGCAGTTTATCGACCGCAAGCCCTACCGCGCGCGGCTGATCGAGGCCCGCCGCCAGACGGGACTCCGCGAGGCGGTGACGACCGGGCTGTGCCGGATCGGCGGCCGGCCCGTCGTGCTCGTGGTCTTCGACTTCGAGTTTCTCGGCGGCACCATGGGATCGGTGGTGGGCGAGAAGGTGGCGAACGCGTTTCAGCATGCGACGCGCCGCCGGCTGCCGCTCGTCAGCGTCGCCGCGAGCGGCGGCGCGCGGATGCAGGAGGGCATGCTCTCGCTCATGCAGATGGCGAAGGTCGCCGCCGCCGAGGCCCGGCATGACCGCAACGGTCTTGCCTTCATCTCCATCCTGACCGATCCGACCTTCGGCGGCGTGACCGCCAGTTTTGCCACCCTGGGCGACGTCATCCTCGCGGAGCCGGGGGCGCAGATCGGGTTTGTCGGACCTCGCGTGATCGAGCAGACCACAGGAGCCTCGCTGCCCCCGGACTCACACCGCGCGGAGACGTTGTTCCGGCACGGCCTCGTCGATCTGATCGTGCCGCGGGAACGGCTGCGCGCCACGGTCTCGTACCTCGTCGGCCATCTCGACCGTCCCGCGGCGCCGCGCGCCCGCGCCGATCGGGCGCCGGCCGGGGCCCGGGGCGGCGGCCTCGCCGCCTGGGAGGAGGTGCAGCTCGCGCGGCACGTGGCGCGGCCCACGGCGCTCGACTACATCACGCGCATGACGGCCAACTTCGTCGAGCTGCACGGCGACCGGCAGGGCGGCGACGATCCGGCGGTCGTCGGCGGCCTCGCGGAGATGGACCGGCAAACGGTCATGGTGATCGGACAGGAGCGGGGCGGCACCCTCGAGGCCCAGGCCGAGCGGCACCGCGGCATGGCGGGCCCGGGCGGCTACCGCAAAGCCCTCCGTCTGGCGCGGCTCGCCGCCAAGTTTCACCTGCCGGTCGTGACGTTCGTGGACACGCCGGGGGCCGATCCGAGTTACGAGGCGGAGCGGGGCGGCATCGCCCTCGCGCTCGCGGAAAACCTGGCCGTGCTGGCGGGGCTGCCGACACCGATTGTTTCGGTGATCATTGGCGAGGGCGGCAGCGGCGGAGCGCTCGCGATGGCGGTCGCCGACCGGGTGCTGATGCTCGAGCACGCGATCTACTCGGTGATTTCCCCGGAGGGCGCCGCGGCGATTCTCTACCGCGACGTGGCGCAGGCGCAGAGCCTTTCCACGGCCCTCAAGATCACCGCGCACGACCTCAAGCGCCTCGGGGTGATCGACGAGATCATCCCCGAGCCCGAGGGCGGCGCCCATCTCGACCACGCCGCCGCGGCCGCGGCGGTGGCGGCGCACGTCACGGCCGCGCTCCGCGCGCTGCGGCGCGTCCCGGTGTCCAAACTCCCGGACCGGCGATACGAGAAATACCGGCACGTCGGCCGGACCGGTGTCTACTGGCGCGAAGTGGTGAGGGGCGAGATGCAGGAAGCGCTCGACGCGCTGGCCCGCCGCTTCCCGCGCGGCGAAGGCCCCTGGCGGCGGGTGCGGTCGGAGACGGATACGCCGCCGGATTAGCGCGCCGGCGGACGAGTTGGACCGGAAGGGTCAGATCGTCTAAACGGCCGGGGGGTTCGACGCGGCGACCGGTCCGCCCGCCCGCACGGGCGCCCGCCAGGCCGCGGCCCCGCCCAGCAGCGCTCCGATCCCGACCACGAACCCGGTGAGCATATCGGCGCCCGACGTCTCGCCGGTCGCGAGCACCGGCGCCGCCGCGGCGGCAATCCCGGCGCCGCCGCCCGCGGCGAGGGCCGCGAGCAGCGGGTGCCAGCGTTCGCCGACTTGGCCGTCGAACGCGGCGCGGAGATACGC
This window harbors:
- the accA gene encoding acetyl-CoA carboxylase carboxyl transferase subunit alpha, with the translated sequence MLRRPRPVPAPIACPSCGLEHPAQALEERLYVCAGCGRCLAMPSPSRIRMLADPRTFRELDRGLISVDPLQFIDRKPYRARLIEARRQTGLREAVTTGLCRIGGRPVVLVVFDFEFLGGTMGSVVGEKVANAFQHATRRRLPLVSVAASGGARMQEGMLSLMQMAKVAAAEARHDRNGLAFISILTDPTFGGVTASFATLGDVILAEPGAQIGFVGPRVIEQTTGASLPPDSHRAETLFRHGLVDLIVPRERLRATVSYLVGHLDRPAAPRARADRAPAGARGGGLAAWEEVQLARHVARPTALDYITRMTANFVELHGDRQGGDDPAVVGGLAEMDRQTVMVIGQERGGTLEAQAERHRGMAGPGGYRKALRLARLAAKFHLPVVTFVDTPGADPSYEAERGGIALALAENLAVLAGLPTPIVSVIIGEGGSGGALAMAVADRVLMLEHAIYSVISPEGAAAILYRDVAQAQSLSTALKITAHDLKRLGVIDEIIPEPEGGAHLDHAAAAAAVAAHVTAALRALRRVPVSKLPDRRYEKYRHVGRTGVYWREVVRGEMQEALDALARRFPRGEGPWRRVRSETDTPPD